The following proteins are co-located in the Pyrococcus abyssi GE5 genome:
- a CDS encoding serine protein kinase RIO produces MERLDREIAEVLGLTDKREKDSELFKVFSEVFDKTTVETISYFYRRGIIERLYGVLSTGKEANVFAGYNSKGEKIAVKIYRTYTTEFRRIWEYLAADPRIGALPKDIRKLVFVWTRREYKNLQRALKYAVRAPEPIAFRNNVLVMEFIGDDMPAPRLKDVEKELEKEDFEELYDFMMGSIEKLWKRGDMVHGDLSEYNLLLWHEPVIIDWSQATVKRNRMSLTLLYRDIRNVINYFKRKGIDVEDPEEKFRELAGDELWMRNLRSL; encoded by the coding sequence ATGGAAAGGTTGGATAGGGAAATAGCTGAAGTTCTGGGATTAACGGATAAAAGGGAGAAGGACAGTGAGCTCTTTAAGGTCTTCAGCGAGGTATTCGACAAGACGACCGTCGAAACTATATCTTACTTTTACAGGAGGGGCATAATAGAGAGGCTCTACGGGGTTTTAAGTACAGGAAAAGAGGCGAATGTATTCGCTGGGTATAATTCAAAGGGAGAAAAGATCGCCGTCAAGATATACAGGACATACACCACAGAGTTCAGAAGGATATGGGAGTACTTGGCGGCTGATCCAAGAATTGGGGCTCTGCCAAAGGATATAAGGAAGCTGGTATTCGTTTGGACAAGAAGGGAATACAAGAACCTTCAGAGGGCTCTTAAGTACGCTGTGAGGGCTCCAGAGCCAATAGCCTTTCGGAATAATGTCCTAGTGATGGAGTTCATTGGGGACGACATGCCAGCTCCGAGGCTTAAGGATGTTGAGAAAGAACTAGAGAAAGAGGACTTCGAGGAGCTCTACGACTTCATGATGGGTTCCATAGAGAAACTCTGGAAACGTGGTGACATGGTTCACGGGGATTTAAGCGAGTACAATCTGTTGCTTTGGCATGAGCCTGTTATCATTGACTGGTCCCAAGCCACCGTTAAGAGGAACAGGATGAGCCTAACTCTACTATACAGGGATATCAGGAATGTAATTAACTACTTCAAGAGGAAGGGCATAGATGTTGAGGATCCTGAGGAGAAATTTAGGGAGCTTGCGGGTGATGAGTTATGGATGAGGAATTTGAGAAGCTTATGA
- the sppA gene encoding signal peptide peptidase SppA, whose amino-acid sequence MRAEVWKYLSLILTLVLSLSIVSNALLYMQMGELEKYKEMPPSVNETTTIVSPTQENITILKLQIERLKREVSFLRSLLESENVTTANATIAVLPIIGPIDSSSALGIIKAIREIRGNDTIKGVLLWIESPGGYVGPVREIYNELKKLGYLKPIVAYVSGYAYSGAYYIACAAREIIAEPLSEVGSIGVIYVHFNAEEYYKMNGIEVEVFKTGPYKDMGADWRGLTPEERDIIKNEIQTYFNDFLEVVSEGRNMTINETKKFATGRAWFAKDVNGTLVDKLGDFDVALKELLKLIGAKKANVIILNMEDNEFEIGTTSMLYMPASQAYGYIRWRG is encoded by the coding sequence ATGCGAGCAGAAGTCTGGAAGTATCTCTCACTAATTCTAACCCTCGTGCTCAGCCTCTCAATAGTCAGCAACGCACTACTTTATATGCAGATGGGCGAGCTTGAGAAGTACAAAGAAATGCCACCCAGCGTAAACGAGACAACCACAATAGTGTCCCCAACCCAGGAGAACATAACGATTTTGAAGCTTCAAATAGAGAGGTTAAAGAGAGAAGTAAGCTTCTTGAGGAGCCTCCTCGAGAGTGAAAACGTTACAACGGCGAACGCCACAATAGCCGTTCTTCCGATAATTGGACCGATAGACTCAAGCTCAGCACTTGGCATAATTAAAGCGATAAGAGAAATTAGGGGCAACGACACGATAAAGGGCGTTCTACTCTGGATAGAGAGCCCAGGAGGATATGTTGGTCCGGTTAGGGAGATATACAATGAACTCAAGAAGCTCGGATACCTCAAGCCAATAGTTGCGTACGTTAGTGGATATGCGTACTCAGGGGCATATTACATAGCGTGTGCAGCACGGGAGATAATTGCGGAACCCCTCTCGGAAGTTGGAAGTATAGGTGTTATTTACGTCCACTTCAACGCTGAAGAGTACTACAAGATGAATGGGATAGAGGTCGAGGTATTTAAAACTGGCCCTTACAAGGATATGGGGGCAGATTGGAGGGGATTAACCCCAGAGGAGAGAGATATTATAAAGAATGAGATACAAACGTACTTCAACGATTTCCTTGAGGTGGTTAGCGAAGGAAGGAACATGACGATAAATGAAACTAAAAAATTCGCAACTGGGAGGGCGTGGTTCGCAAAGGACGTTAATGGAACGCTTGTTGACAAGCTAGGAGATTTTGACGTCGCTCTAAAGGAGCTCCTTAAACTTATAGGGGCGAAGAAGGCAAACGTTATAATCTTAAACATGGAAGATAACGAATTTGAGATAGGAACGACTTCAATGCTATACATGCCGGCCTCGCAAGCTTATGGCTACATCAGGTGGAGGGGTTAG
- a CDS encoding AI-2E family transporter has protein sequence MVRLEKEKIVWIALIAIIIFLVWETLKELISPIVFGIAATYIAYPFHIKLSRKLGKKLSVLLLSALLAIFTILFFIGVTLWITDTLRNLYAYLNSFFSWLGSLNVPSFLSSIFDAMATSFPQKLRDILLQYTLSLPKLALQLIVFLAVFYATLSNSDFLAREIYELLPSSNRELGEKLIEKVRDTVDAILKTWLFFSIIKGMFLTIGFYLFEISNVAGSIAAGVLCVILELLPVVGGWIMWLAGAIILWKKSTLLALLFSIYGILTISPVPDYTLKSRFTKGRASVSSVVALVGIFGGLIAFGAVGIILGPIAIGLLLALIDAWKEIKLKQPSKARHSQDA, from the coding sequence GTGGTAAGGTTGGAGAAGGAGAAAATTGTATGGATAGCGCTGATTGCAATTATAATATTCCTCGTTTGGGAAACACTCAAGGAGCTAATTTCCCCCATAGTCTTTGGAATAGCCGCCACGTACATTGCGTATCCTTTTCACATTAAGCTCTCCAGAAAGTTGGGGAAAAAACTTTCTGTCCTCCTTCTCTCGGCACTTTTAGCGATCTTTACGATCTTATTCTTCATCGGGGTTACTCTCTGGATAACTGACACCCTAAGGAACCTGTACGCGTACCTTAATTCCTTCTTTTCCTGGCTAGGATCACTGAACGTCCCAAGTTTTCTTTCCTCAATATTCGACGCTATGGCAACGAGCTTTCCACAGAAGCTTAGGGATATTCTACTTCAATATACCCTTTCCCTTCCGAAGTTAGCCCTCCAGCTAATAGTTTTTCTCGCCGTATTTTATGCCACGTTGTCGAACTCTGACTTCCTCGCGAGGGAAATCTATGAGCTACTTCCCTCAAGCAATAGGGAGCTTGGAGAAAAATTAATAGAAAAAGTTAGAGATACAGTAGATGCGATATTGAAAACTTGGCTGTTCTTTAGTATAATAAAAGGAATGTTCTTGACGATAGGGTTCTACCTATTTGAGATAAGCAACGTCGCAGGTTCTATAGCTGCTGGTGTCCTGTGTGTTATCCTTGAGCTCCTCCCAGTTGTTGGTGGATGGATAATGTGGCTCGCCGGGGCTATAATACTTTGGAAGAAGTCTACGTTATTGGCACTTCTTTTCTCAATATACGGGATTCTAACGATATCTCCCGTCCCAGATTATACCCTAAAATCCAGGTTCACAAAAGGAAGGGCAAGCGTCAGCTCGGTTGTTGCGCTCGTTGGAATATTTGGAGGACTTATAGCCTTCGGTGCCGTTGGGATAATTCTTGGTCCCATCGCCATAGGTCTACTGCTCGCTTTGATAGATGCTTGGAAGGAGATAAAGCTCAAACAACCTTCCAAAGCTCGTCACTCTCAGGACGCTTGA
- a CDS encoding KH domain-containing protein, translated as MDEEFEKLMKKFEKVSKDGERIEEEEDEEWEEFFKQEEYVKIPKDRIAVLIGKKGQTKREIERRTKTKITVDSETGEVWITSTKETDDPLAVWKARDIVQAIGRGFSPERAFRLLNEGEYLEIINLTDIIIGNEKNALPRIRGRIIGRKGRTRQIIEEMSGASVSVYGKTVAIIGNPIQIEIAKTAIEKLARGSPHGSVYRYLERRKKDLELEGNMYYENL; from the coding sequence ATGGATGAGGAATTTGAGAAGCTTATGAAGAAGTTTGAGAAAGTGAGTAAGGATGGTGAGAGGATAGAGGAGGAAGAGGATGAGGAGTGGGAAGAGTTCTTCAAGCAGGAAGAGTACGTTAAGATACCCAAGGATAGGATAGCCGTCTTGATAGGTAAGAAAGGGCAAACTAAGAGGGAGATAGAGAGGAGGACTAAAACGAAGATTACCGTAGATAGCGAGACTGGTGAGGTTTGGATAACTTCAACGAAGGAAACTGATGATCCTCTAGCTGTGTGGAAGGCGAGGGACATAGTTCAGGCAATCGGTAGGGGGTTCTCCCCCGAGAGGGCCTTTAGGCTGCTCAACGAGGGCGAGTACTTGGAGATAATAAACTTAACCGACATAATAATTGGAAATGAGAAGAACGCTCTCCCAAGGATAAGGGGTAGGATCATTGGTAGAAAGGGAAGAACTAGGCAGATAATAGAGGAAATGAGCGGTGCGAGCGTAAGCGTTTACGGAAAGACAGTTGCCATTATAGGCAATCCAATTCAGATTGAGATAGCGAAGACGGCAATAGAAAAGCTTGCAAGGGGTTCTCCTCACGGTAGCGTTTACAGGTACTTGGAGAGGAGGAAGAAGGATTTGGAGCTGGAAGGAAACATGTATTATGAAAACCTGTGA
- the eif1A gene encoding translation initiation factor eIF-1A, producing the protein MPKKERKVEGDEVIRVPLPEGNQLFGVVEQALGAGWMDVRCEDGKIRRCRIPGKLRRRVWIRVGDLVIVQPWPVQSDKRGDIVYRYTQTQVDWLLRKGKITQEFLTGGSLLVE; encoded by the coding sequence ATGCCTAAGAAGGAGAGGAAGGTTGAGGGAGATGAGGTAATTAGGGTTCCTCTCCCAGAGGGAAACCAGCTGTTCGGAGTAGTTGAACAGGCACTTGGAGCTGGATGGATGGATGTGAGGTGTGAGGATGGTAAGATTAGAAGGTGCAGGATCCCAGGGAAGCTAAGGAGAAGGGTCTGGATCAGGGTTGGCGATTTAGTGATAGTTCAGCCATGGCCAGTTCAGAGCGACAAGAGGGGAGACATAGTTTACAGGTACACTCAAACTCAAGTTGATTGGTTGCTAAGGAAGGGTAAGATCACCCAGGAGTTCCTAACGGGTGGCTCCCTCCTAGTTGAGTGA
- the top6B gene encoding DNA topoisomerase VI subunit B, producing MAEARDLFKEFKVQSVSEFFRRNAAMLGYTGKIRSLTTIIHEAVTNSLDACEEAGILPYIRVEIEELGKEHYKVIVEDNGPGIPEEYIPHVFGKMLAGTKAHRNIQSRGQQGIGISGAVMFAQITSGKATRVITSTGGEIVEAWVKIDVQKNEGKIVKKLKHPNPKGWRGTRIELEVKDVKYVRSKQGVYWYLKLTAIANPHAHIELVEPDGKLVVFPRSSEDIPEPPVEMKPHPKGVMVDDVYTMAHRSKRSSVRRFLVSEFSRISDKKVDELIKYITALRLIKSETNKEVKEKLYEKLVSGDVDSVLRAFGRKWKKELEKVAKIMDKSPEKLTWHEAEEIVEAFKLMKFLAPPTHGLRPIGEENIKKGLTSILKPEFVTAVTRAPRVYAGGIPFQVEVGLAYGGQIQGSEILRYANRVPLLFDAGSCVITSAVRSIDWKRYKIDSFDSAPLVVLVNVVSVHVPYTSTGKQSIADIDEIHNEIRLALMDAARRLSFYLGGKFRRMYQVKRRKTLEKYLPEIARSLHILTGEPEEKIKEYFLKLIESKIEVEEVSEVEAEEAEA from the coding sequence ATGGCGGAGGCTAGGGATTTATTTAAGGAATTTAAGGTTCAAAGCGTCAGTGAATTTTTCAGAAGAAACGCCGCAATGCTTGGATACACGGGTAAAATTAGATCCCTAACAACGATAATTCACGAGGCAGTAACGAACTCTTTAGATGCTTGTGAAGAGGCCGGTATCCTGCCTTATATAAGGGTAGAGATAGAGGAACTTGGGAAGGAGCACTACAAGGTCATAGTCGAGGACAACGGCCCAGGAATTCCCGAGGAGTATATACCCCACGTCTTCGGTAAGATGCTCGCTGGAACCAAGGCCCACAGGAACATACAGAGCAGGGGTCAGCAGGGTATAGGAATCAGTGGCGCCGTTATGTTTGCTCAAATCACTAGTGGAAAGGCTACAAGGGTGATAACGTCAACGGGCGGTGAGATCGTCGAGGCGTGGGTAAAGATAGACGTTCAGAAGAACGAAGGTAAGATAGTGAAGAAGCTGAAACATCCAAATCCCAAGGGCTGGAGGGGAACTAGGATAGAGCTTGAGGTCAAGGACGTTAAGTACGTGAGGTCTAAGCAAGGGGTTTATTGGTACCTAAAGTTAACCGCGATAGCCAACCCACATGCCCACATAGAGCTCGTGGAGCCCGATGGAAAGTTAGTTGTCTTCCCGAGGTCAAGCGAGGACATTCCAGAACCGCCGGTGGAAATGAAACCCCATCCCAAGGGGGTCATGGTAGATGATGTTTATACCATGGCCCATAGAAGTAAAAGGTCAAGCGTAAGGAGATTTTTGGTTTCAGAATTCTCTAGGATAAGCGACAAGAAAGTTGACGAGTTAATAAAGTATATAACCGCCCTAAGGCTGATAAAATCGGAAACAAATAAGGAAGTTAAAGAAAAGCTATATGAAAAGTTAGTTAGTGGTGACGTGGATTCAGTTCTTAGGGCCTTTGGTAGAAAGTGGAAGAAGGAGCTTGAAAAGGTTGCAAAGATAATGGATAAGTCCCCTGAGAAGTTGACGTGGCATGAGGCCGAGGAGATAGTGGAGGCATTTAAATTAATGAAATTCTTGGCCCCGCCTACCCACGGTTTAAGGCCAATAGGCGAGGAGAACATAAAGAAGGGCCTTACATCAATTCTTAAACCAGAGTTCGTAACGGCCGTAACCAGGGCTCCAAGGGTTTACGCTGGTGGAATACCCTTCCAAGTTGAGGTTGGGCTAGCCTATGGAGGTCAAATTCAAGGTTCTGAGATACTTAGATACGCCAACAGGGTACCCCTCCTATTCGATGCTGGTTCCTGTGTTATAACCTCAGCGGTTAGGAGTATAGACTGGAAGAGGTACAAGATAGATTCCTTTGACTCGGCCCCCTTAGTGGTTCTAGTCAACGTGGTTAGCGTTCACGTTCCCTACACTTCCACCGGTAAGCAGAGCATAGCCGATATAGATGAGATACACAACGAGATTAGGCTTGCCCTCATGGATGCCGCTAGAAGGCTGTCGTTCTACCTAGGAGGCAAGTTCAGGAGGATGTATCAGGTTAAGAGGAGGAAGACGCTTGAAAAATACCTACCAGAGATAGCTAGGTCACTTCACATACTCACGGGGGAGCCTGAGGAGAAGATCAAGGAGTACTTCCTCAAGCTGATAGAGAGTAAGATAGAAGTTGAGGAGGTGAGCGAGGTTGAAGCTGAAGAGGCAGAAGCCTAA
- a CDS encoding carbohydrate kinase family protein — MKFAIIGNLTIDIVNGKKKPGGGAYYSGLILSKHTGVTIYTKIGDDYPKKWLEEISSYAEVVAFKGSSTTMYELFYSGEGRVIKALSPGDKISADELSTISEEKVIINPVAGEIGEGDVLIFKKPCLDLQGFVRELRKDGLVTLKEIDGEFLENASIVHSSTEEFRMVKNLKLPDVLAVTNGSEEGVVITRKGKITFKPRKVDVKDPTGAGDAFLALLSYGINRYNELKRALEFALDETAKFLKLGLRSYLEDRDDEASIG, encoded by the coding sequence ATGAAATTCGCCATCATTGGGAACCTCACGATAGATATCGTGAATGGGAAGAAGAAACCTGGGGGAGGGGCATATTATTCCGGCCTAATCCTTTCAAAGCATACAGGGGTGACGATTTACACGAAGATTGGAGACGATTATCCCAAGAAATGGCTAGAAGAGATAAGTAGCTACGCCGAGGTTGTGGCGTTCAAGGGCAGTTCGACGACCATGTACGAGCTCTTTTATTCAGGTGAGGGAAGAGTCATCAAAGCTCTCTCCCCAGGAGATAAGATTAGTGCCGATGAGCTCTCAACGATAAGTGAAGAGAAGGTGATAATCAACCCCGTTGCAGGTGAAATAGGGGAAGGCGACGTTTTAATATTCAAAAAACCATGCCTAGACCTCCAAGGATTTGTTAGGGAATTAAGGAAAGATGGACTAGTAACGCTTAAAGAAATCGACGGAGAATTCCTTGAAAATGCCTCCATTGTTCACTCATCTACCGAGGAGTTCAGGATGGTAAAGAACCTCAAATTGCCGGACGTCTTGGCGGTAACGAACGGCAGCGAAGAGGGAGTAGTGATAACCAGAAAGGGGAAGATTACGTTTAAGCCCAGGAAGGTGGACGTTAAAGACCCCACGGGAGCGGGAGATGCCTTCCTTGCTCTGCTCTCCTATGGTATTAATAGGTATAATGAGTTAAAGAGGGCCCTAGAGTTTGCACTAGATGAGACGGCAAAGTTCTTGAAGTTAGGGCTAAGAAGTTATCTTGAGGACCGCGATGATGAAGCCTCGATTGGCTGA
- a CDS encoding AIR synthase family protein: protein MLAGKIPPEVLIKIIDGIKPGERVIVGPGVGIDATAIDFGDYVLVASTDPITGAEERIGFYSVHVNANDVATFGAKPKWFLVTILMPEGSSEEDIANIMAEIREVSEAMGIAIVGGHTEVTPGLKRPIVVGTMLGEVDRDNLVVPDPKPGDAIIMTKGAGIEGTSIIAHEREEELRGVFGRDFVERAKAFIEEISIVREAMIAREFATAMHDPTEGGIANGIHEMADINDLGFRIFAEKIIIRDETRKICDFYDLNPLALISSGALLISVPRDHAKFLVERLLSYGISASIIGEFLAEKKRVIIENGIERPLKRPESDELWKVV from the coding sequence ATGCTCGCAGGTAAAATTCCCCCGGAAGTGTTGATAAAGATAATTGATGGTATAAAGCCAGGTGAAAGGGTTATAGTTGGCCCTGGGGTTGGAATAGATGCTACCGCTATAGACTTCGGTGACTACGTTTTAGTTGCCTCTACCGATCCAATAACAGGGGCCGAGGAGAGGATCGGATTTTATTCGGTTCACGTTAATGCAAACGACGTGGCGACCTTTGGGGCCAAACCCAAGTGGTTCCTCGTCACTATCTTAATGCCAGAGGGATCAAGCGAGGAAGATATAGCTAATATAATGGCCGAGATAAGGGAAGTCTCGGAGGCGATGGGAATAGCGATAGTTGGTGGACACACGGAGGTTACCCCTGGCCTCAAGAGGCCCATCGTGGTTGGAACAATGCTTGGAGAAGTCGACAGGGACAATCTAGTGGTTCCAGATCCCAAGCCTGGAGATGCCATAATAATGACGAAGGGTGCTGGAATTGAGGGAACTTCAATAATAGCCCACGAGAGGGAGGAAGAATTGAGAGGGGTCTTCGGTAGGGATTTCGTTGAAAGGGCTAAGGCGTTTATAGAGGAGATAAGCATAGTTAGAGAAGCTATGATAGCTAGGGAATTCGCAACGGCTATGCACGATCCCACAGAGGGAGGAATAGCTAATGGCATTCACGAGATGGCCGATATAAATGACCTTGGCTTTAGGATATTCGCCGAGAAGATAATAATAAGGGATGAAACCAGAAAGATATGTGACTTCTACGACCTGAATCCTTTAGCATTAATAAGCTCGGGGGCCCTCCTAATTTCCGTTCCCAGGGATCATGCAAAGTTCCTGGTCGAGAGGTTGCTATCCTACGGCATTTCGGCTAGCATAATCGGGGAATTCCTAGCGGAGAAGAAAAGGGTTATAATTGAGAATGGGATTGAGAGACCTCTCAAGCGTCCTGAGAGTGACGAGCTTTGGAAGGTTGTTTGA
- a CDS encoding DNA topoisomerase IV subunit A — protein sequence MKLKRQKPKEKFSYDPQKVLKKLEDLAWKILEEVKSGKNPYFDVPTRGLNNVYFDEEARLIKLGDKLSRRYFLNVAHARKFTQTLILMAYIKRLVSEGKHASLREAYYANKHTIPGTRENTFEDQSESDPIIEDLERMLGVLREEMHITADRRGYIYGDIVIKDGEDEFNASKLGTGGWAVPGTVEHIQFPEVNVDYVLVVETAAMADRLIEEKYPKKENCLIVATQGQASRGVRRLIHRLHYEEGLPIIVFTDGDPYGWYIYSTIKQGSINLAYLSEKLATPDAKFVGMTMDDIKEYNLEHVTEKLKGIPPDKKGGPTGDYKRLIEELNYPWFQNKEWQRQLKLALKWGVRIEQQALANKSLEFVAKEYLPEKIREGKLLP from the coding sequence TTGAAGCTGAAGAGGCAGAAGCCTAAGGAGAAGTTCTCTTACGATCCTCAGAAGGTTCTGAAGAAGCTTGAAGACTTAGCTTGGAAGATACTTGAGGAGGTTAAATCAGGGAAGAATCCTTACTTTGACGTCCCGACTAGGGGGCTTAACAACGTTTATTTCGATGAGGAGGCCAGGTTAATTAAGCTTGGCGACAAGCTTTCGAGGAGGTACTTCCTCAACGTTGCCCATGCAAGGAAATTCACCCAGACCCTAATCTTAATGGCGTACATAAAGAGGTTGGTAAGCGAGGGCAAGCACGCGAGCTTAAGAGAAGCCTACTACGCAAACAAGCACACAATCCCAGGAACCAGGGAGAACACCTTCGAAGACCAGAGCGAAAGCGATCCGATAATTGAGGATCTCGAGAGGATGCTTGGAGTTCTAAGGGAGGAGATGCACATAACCGCGGACAGAAGGGGTTACATATATGGAGACATAGTAATCAAAGACGGAGAAGATGAGTTCAATGCTTCCAAACTTGGAACCGGTGGTTGGGCGGTTCCAGGTACCGTGGAGCACATTCAGTTTCCAGAGGTAAACGTTGACTATGTGCTCGTGGTTGAGACGGCCGCAATGGCAGACCGTTTAATAGAGGAAAAGTATCCAAAGAAAGAGAACTGCTTAATAGTTGCAACCCAAGGTCAGGCTTCTCGTGGAGTCAGGAGGCTAATCCACAGGCTACACTATGAAGAGGGACTGCCGATAATAGTGTTCACGGATGGTGATCCCTACGGGTGGTACATATACTCGACGATAAAGCAGGGTTCCATAAACTTGGCCTATTTAAGCGAGAAGCTCGCCACACCAGATGCCAAGTTCGTTGGAATGACGATGGATGACATAAAGGAGTACAACTTGGAGCACGTTACCGAGAAGCTAAAGGGGATACCTCCAGATAAGAAGGGCGGACCAACGGGGGATTACAAGAGGCTCATAGAGGAGCTGAACTATCCTTGGTTCCAGAACAAGGAGTGGCAGAGGCAACTTAAGCTGGCACTGAAGTGGGGAGTCAGGATAGAGCAACAGGCCCTAGCTAACAAAAGCCTGGAGTTCGTGGCTAAGGAGTATCTGCCCGAAAAGATTAGGGAGGGTAAGCTTCTTCCGTGA
- a CDS encoding PH1570 family protein encodes MMCEEKLEVFENGFRDDKFNIEVTFYGEDGRKVLLALIYELYLPDYGSEYVYPFECAKEFWNVYMDPPNVEKEVPKLKPIKFVSESVKQKVREVLEGINPPVDVKIDEAEFYKTKEGYLVIGKNFLLDPKGRLFIFNKPSIGEKILKYIWEW; translated from the coding sequence ATGATGTGCGAGGAGAAGTTAGAAGTTTTCGAGAACGGCTTCAGGGATGATAAATTCAACATTGAGGTCACGTTCTATGGTGAGGACGGAAGGAAAGTCCTCCTCGCCCTAATATATGAACTCTACCTTCCGGACTATGGAAGCGAATACGTTTATCCCTTTGAGTGCGCCAAAGAGTTTTGGAATGTATACATGGACCCTCCAAACGTTGAAAAGGAAGTTCCCAAGCTTAAACCTATAAAGTTCGTAAGCGAGAGCGTTAAGCAAAAAGTTAGGGAAGTTCTTGAAGGAATAAATCCGCCCGTGGACGTTAAGATAGACGAAGCTGAGTTCTACAAAACCAAGGAAGGATACCTAGTAATCGGTAAGAACTTCCTATTGGATCCTAAAGGCAGGCTCTTTATCTTCAATAAGCCAAGCATCGGAGAGAAGATCCTCAAGTATATTTGGGAGTGGTAA
- a CDS encoding NUDIX domain-containing protein: MDRYVLLIKAPKGYDVSEFREEVRKIAEGKRLRAELHRCIGLTVDLVIVYNNGIVFIRRKNEPYKGYLALPGGFVEYGERVEEAAVREAKEETGLDVKLLRIVGVYSDPNRDPRGHTVTIAFLAVGSGELKAGDDAKDVTVIPIEKIEEVKDKLAFDHAKIVEDALKLRC; this comes from the coding sequence ATGGACAGGTACGTGTTATTGATAAAAGCTCCAAAAGGCTATGATGTTTCTGAGTTTAGAGAGGAAGTCAGGAAGATAGCTGAAGGGAAAAGATTAAGGGCCGAGCTCCACAGGTGCATTGGATTGACAGTCGACTTGGTGATAGTGTACAACAACGGGATAGTGTTCATTAGAAGGAAGAACGAGCCCTACAAGGGCTACTTAGCCCTCCCTGGGGGATTCGTAGAGTATGGAGAGAGAGTTGAGGAGGCAGCAGTAAGGGAGGCCAAAGAAGAGACGGGATTGGACGTTAAGTTGCTGAGAATAGTAGGAGTTTACTCAGACCCGAATAGGGACCCAAGGGGGCACACTGTAACAATAGCATTCTTGGCCGTTGGGAGTGGAGAATTGAAGGCTGGAGACGATGCAAAGGATGTAACTGTAATTCCAATCGAAAAAATTGAAGAAGTAAAGGATAAGTTGGCATTCGACCATGCAAAGATAGTGGAAGATGCCCTCAAACTAAGGTGTTAG
- a CDS encoding damage-control phosphatase, which translates to MKVHYECLTCMATQCQRIAEMATQDLELRKKAMFLAAKLIAREYHENAIPAIAGSLVFLELYKFLGNDDPFKKYKERSNAIARDVVKLLKEKLDIDFKTAVKLAIIGNVIDFSVGFSPEKLEEEVEKMLSEELYIDESDELLREIKRARSILYLTDNVGEHHFDAILLEKIKEVSRAELYIAGKEGAIINDVTVEDLKRDGFERFGRIVSTGTRIVGVPINDVSDEFRRIFEESDIIIAKGQGNFETLSELKDERVFFLLKAKCPAVARELKVPRGALVCMRNATRR; encoded by the coding sequence GTGAAGGTTCACTACGAATGCTTAACATGCATGGCTACTCAATGCCAGAGGATTGCCGAGATGGCCACCCAGGATTTAGAGCTTAGGAAAAAGGCGATGTTCCTAGCTGCTAAGCTCATAGCCAGGGAATACCACGAGAACGCAATTCCTGCCATTGCGGGAAGCTTAGTATTCTTGGAACTTTACAAGTTCCTGGGCAACGATGACCCATTTAAGAAGTACAAGGAAAGGTCAAACGCCATTGCGAGAGATGTAGTTAAGTTGCTCAAAGAAAAGCTTGATATAGACTTCAAGACCGCTGTTAAGTTGGCTATAATAGGGAACGTGATAGATTTCTCGGTTGGATTTTCACCAGAGAAGCTCGAGGAGGAAGTAGAGAAGATGCTCAGTGAGGAGTTATACATAGACGAAAGCGACGAGCTGTTAAGGGAAATTAAAAGGGCGAGGTCGATACTCTACTTAACTGACAACGTTGGGGAACACCACTTCGATGCCATTCTCCTTGAGAAGATTAAGGAGGTATCTAGGGCCGAGCTTTACATAGCCGGAAAAGAGGGAGCGATAATCAACGACGTAACAGTAGAAGATCTGAAGCGTGATGGGTTTGAGAGGTTCGGGAGAATAGTTTCGACGGGAACGAGGATAGTGGGAGTTCCAATCAATGACGTTAGCGATGAGTTTAGGAGAATTTTCGAGGAAAGCGATATCATAATAGCCAAAGGGCAGGGGAACTTTGAAACCCTCAGCGAGCTTAAGGATGAAAGAGTTTTCTTCCTCCTTAAAGCCAAGTGTCCGGCGGTTGCAAGGGAGTTAAAGGTTCCGAGGGGAGCACTAGTGTGCATGAGGAACGCTACTCGAAGGTAA